DNA from Drosophila suzukii chromosome 2R, CBGP_Dsuzu_IsoJpt1.0, whole genome shotgun sequence:
TTCGTTCCAAATGTTCCACCTATTCCATTTTTTCCAAATGTTCCACTTGTTCCAAATGTTCCACCGATTCCACTTGTTCCAAATGTTCCACCGATTCCACTTGTTCCAAATGTTCCACCAATTCCACTTGTTCCAAATGTTCCACCTTTTCCATTCGTTCCAAATGTTCCAACTATTCCATTCGTTCCAAATGTTCCACATATTCCAAATGTTTCTATTCCATTTGTTCCAAGTGTTTCACCGATTCCACTTGTTCCAAATGTTGCGATTCCATTTGTTCCAAGTGTTCCACTAATTCCAGACGTTCCAAATGTTCCACCGATTCCACTTGTTCCAATTGTTCCGATTCCATTCGTTCCAAATGTTCCACCGATTCCACTTGTTCCAAATGTTCCGATTCCATTCGTTCCAAGTGCTCCACTAATTCCATTGGTTCCAAATGTTTagattttatttgtttcactCATTCCACTTGTTTCAAGAGCTTTATTTAATCCATTTGTACCACATGTGTTCCACTGATTCCATTCATTCCTCCAGTGTAAGTTGTTCTAAATGTTCCACTGAATTCATCCGTTCCTTTATTCCATATTATAGAATgtttagggctatgttaaggccactgttagggctatgttaaggccactgttagggctatgttaaggccactgttagggctatgttaaggccactgttagggctatgttaaggccactgttagggctatgttaaggccactgttagggctatgttaaggccactgttagggctatgttaaggccactgttagggctatgttaaggccactgttagggctatgttaaggccactgttagggctatgttaaggccactgttagggctatgttaaggccactgttagggctatgttaaggccactgttagggctatgtt
Protein-coding regions in this window:
- the LOC139352500 gene encoding involucrin-like, with the protein product MELVEHLERMESEHLEQVESVEHLERMESEQLEQVESVEHLERLELVEHLEQMESQHLEQVESLEHLERMEKVEHLEQVELVEHLEQVESVEHLEQVESVEHLEQVEHLEKME